One region of Haloprofundus salilacus genomic DNA includes:
- a CDS encoding PAS domain S-box protein, with the protein MSWDAETDEPRTPEERARKLQRYESIIDTVGDGIYHLDLSGRFVDVNDVLLDVTGYSREVLIGESVSILLDDDDISQFASDILDLLREPAVDVRTREITVRVRDGRKIPVEVRFGLLEEDGEVVGTVGIVRDITERHEREKQLRRERDLLENVLETSPVIIGVFDAESRELVRANDAAVEVLGARERTPELGYSAGEIPVYDETGEPIPREERPYAWALERGEPVYDWQAQMEHPDGERRWYSINAMPLFDDDTVEQVVVVGDDITQLKRQAEWLRRERDELQSELDEVFARVTDAFYGLDANWTFTYVNDQAESLLARSANELVGSNVWEEFPEAVEMAFRTEYERAMRTQRPVSFEEYYPPLSTWFEVRAYPSKTGLSVYFQDVTERKGRESELERYETIVETVGDVVYVVDENQRFILVNRAAEELSGIPRERIIGRSVAEFIGEEAATQADELASALPHDGLNVATGEFELGTVDGRQIPIEARFTRLPTDHGPADRVGVARDITERKARERELELYETIVETVDDGIYAVDSDARFVFVNDSFCKLTGYDREELLGAHAATVHDAKITPRAERMATEIRANEREDATIELEIRRKDGEHVPVESRLGPFPMENGIGRCGVVRDVTEQIEHQRELQAQIRQQQVVTDLGQQALAERDLDALMATVVDGVADTLEMDYCKVLELHPEREELLLRAGVGWYDGLVGVATVETRGKSQAGYTLLSDEPVVVEDLDAETRFTGPDLLFDHNVTSGMSVIIGPPDDPWGILGTHDTERREFAQNDVNFLQSVANVLATAIERAEYERAMEESERRYRTLAEHFPNGGVALFDEELRYTLLEGAIVDEYEVSKERLLGTDVGDLSPNREMRDRVRQYCRNALDGETTRYEFEWNDRAFRAWAVPVVGESGEPFAGMLVTQEITDLRERERALEQQRERLAALNNLNAVAREITEAVINQSTREEIERTVCEALASSDSYLFSWIGDVDTETNTVHLREEAGVEGYLSDVTISIASDGSVGPTARAVQTKQTQVTQDIVSDVDYAQWRERAKAYGYRSSAAIPIVYEGSLYGVLNVYAARPRAFSAEESEVLTRLGEVIGHAITAIGRKHALTSDQVIEVGFEINDVFDELDLQTEAAGEITLDQAVPIGGGEYLVYGTVDGDDLDVVREIVERVPHWDSVRVLSEGFGRTKFELRLSEPPVLSAIASLGGYVKRARIENGDYYMGIQLPVTADVREFVETVQTAYPSAVLRSQRQVTRTDDSPNKAKNAFQRDLTDRQRAALESAYYAGFFEWPRESTGREVAESLGVSAPTFSQHLRKAENRIFGALFADSTVF; encoded by the coding sequence ATGTCTTGGGATGCCGAGACTGACGAACCGCGGACGCCCGAGGAGCGTGCCCGGAAACTCCAGCGGTACGAGTCGATTATCGATACGGTCGGCGACGGAATATACCACCTGGATCTCTCCGGGCGCTTCGTCGACGTGAACGACGTCCTCCTCGACGTCACGGGCTACTCGCGCGAGGTGCTCATCGGCGAAAGCGTCTCGATACTGCTGGACGACGACGACATCTCGCAGTTCGCCTCGGATATTCTCGACCTCCTCCGCGAACCGGCGGTCGACGTGCGGACGCGAGAGATAACCGTCCGCGTTCGTGACGGGCGGAAGATTCCGGTCGAGGTTCGGTTCGGTCTCCTCGAAGAGGACGGTGAGGTGGTCGGGACGGTGGGCATCGTCCGCGACATCACGGAGCGCCACGAACGGGAAAAACAACTGCGGCGCGAGCGTGACCTGTTGGAGAACGTCCTCGAAACGAGTCCCGTCATCATCGGCGTCTTCGACGCCGAGAGCCGCGAACTCGTTCGGGCGAACGACGCGGCCGTCGAGGTTCTCGGTGCCCGCGAGCGAACACCCGAGTTAGGGTACTCGGCGGGGGAAATCCCCGTGTACGACGAGACGGGAGAGCCCATCCCTCGCGAGGAGCGACCCTACGCATGGGCGCTCGAGAGGGGCGAACCGGTCTACGACTGGCAGGCGCAGATGGAGCATCCCGATGGCGAGCGGCGGTGGTACTCGATCAACGCCATGCCGCTTTTCGACGACGATACCGTCGAGCAGGTCGTGGTCGTCGGCGACGACATCACGCAGCTGAAGCGACAGGCCGAGTGGCTCCGTCGCGAACGCGACGAACTTCAGTCCGAACTCGACGAGGTGTTCGCCCGCGTTACGGACGCGTTCTACGGACTCGACGCCAACTGGACGTTCACGTACGTCAACGACCAGGCCGAGTCGCTGCTGGCGCGATCGGCCAACGAACTCGTCGGATCGAACGTCTGGGAGGAGTTCCCCGAGGCGGTCGAGATGGCGTTTAGAACCGAGTACGAGCGCGCGATGCGAACCCAACGACCCGTCTCCTTCGAGGAGTACTACCCGCCGTTGTCGACGTGGTTCGAGGTGCGAGCGTATCCGTCGAAGACGGGGCTTTCGGTCTACTTTCAGGACGTAACCGAGCGTAAAGGGCGCGAATCCGAGCTCGAACGCTACGAAACCATCGTCGAGACGGTCGGCGACGTCGTCTACGTCGTCGACGAGAACCAGCGGTTCATCCTGGTCAACCGAGCGGCCGAAGAGTTGTCGGGCATCCCGCGCGAGCGGATCATCGGGAGATCGGTCGCCGAGTTCATCGGCGAGGAAGCCGCGACGCAGGCCGACGAACTCGCCTCCGCGCTCCCGCACGACGGACTGAACGTCGCCACCGGCGAGTTCGAGTTGGGGACCGTCGACGGTCGACAGATTCCAATAGAGGCGCGGTTCACCCGTCTCCCAACCGACCACGGACCGGCCGATCGGGTGGGCGTGGCTCGGGACATCACCGAGCGGAAGGCACGGGAGCGCGAGCTCGAACTGTACGAAACCATCGTCGAGACGGTCGACGACGGTATCTACGCCGTCGACTCCGACGCGCGGTTCGTGTTCGTGAACGACTCCTTTTGCAAGTTGACCGGCTACGACCGTGAGGAGTTGCTCGGCGCGCACGCCGCGACCGTCCACGACGCCAAAATCACGCCGCGCGCCGAACGGATGGCGACGGAGATAAGGGCGAACGAACGCGAGGACGCGACCATCGAACTGGAAATTCGGCGAAAGGACGGCGAACACGTACCCGTCGAGAGTCGACTGGGTCCGTTTCCGATGGAGAACGGCATCGGTCGGTGCGGCGTCGTCCGCGACGTCACCGAGCAAATCGAGCACCAGCGGGAACTACAGGCACAGATCCGCCAGCAACAGGTCGTCACCGACCTCGGCCAGCAGGCGCTCGCCGAGCGCGACCTCGACGCGCTGATGGCGACGGTCGTCGACGGCGTCGCCGACACGCTCGAGATGGACTACTGCAAAGTGTTGGAGCTACACCCCGAGCGTGAAGAGCTACTCCTCCGGGCGGGCGTCGGCTGGTACGACGGTCTCGTCGGCGTCGCGACCGTCGAAACGAGGGGAAAATCACAGGCGGGGTACACACTGCTTTCGGACGAACCAGTGGTCGTCGAGGACCTCGACGCCGAGACGCGCTTCACGGGGCCCGACCTCCTTTTCGATCACAACGTCACGAGCGGCATGAGCGTCATCATCGGCCCGCCTGACGACCCGTGGGGAATTTTGGGCACGCACGACACCGAGCGTCGAGAGTTCGCACAGAACGACGTGAACTTCCTGCAGAGTGTCGCGAACGTCCTCGCGACGGCAATCGAGCGCGCCGAGTACGAGCGGGCGATGGAGGAGAGCGAGCGACGCTACCGGACGCTCGCGGAGCACTTCCCCAATGGCGGCGTCGCGCTCTTCGACGAGGAACTCCGGTACACCCTCCTCGAAGGGGCTATCGTCGACGAGTACGAGGTATCGAAAGAACGGCTGCTGGGAACCGACGTCGGCGATCTTTCCCCGAACCGCGAGATGCGCGACCGAGTGAGGCAGTACTGCCGGAACGCGCTCGACGGCGAAACGACGCGCTACGAGTTCGAGTGGAACGACCGCGCGTTTCGGGCGTGGGCGGTCCCCGTCGTCGGCGAGAGCGGCGAGCCGTTCGCTGGCATGCTCGTGACCCAGGAGATCACCGACCTGCGCGAGCGCGAGCGAGCGCTCGAACAGCAACGCGAGCGCCTCGCCGCGCTCAATAACCTGAACGCGGTCGCCCGCGAGATAACCGAAGCGGTCATCAACCAGTCTACGCGCGAGGAGATCGAACGGACGGTGTGCGAAGCGCTCGCCTCCTCCGACTCGTACCTCTTTTCGTGGATCGGCGACGTGGACACCGAAACGAACACGGTCCACCTCCGCGAGGAAGCAGGCGTCGAAGGGTATCTCAGCGACGTCACGATCTCGATTGCGTCCGACGGTTCGGTAGGACCGACGGCGCGGGCAGTACAGACCAAACAGACGCAGGTCACGCAGGATATCGTCTCGGACGTCGACTACGCCCAGTGGCGCGAACGCGCGAAAGCCTACGGCTATCGCTCGTCGGCCGCGATTCCGATCGTCTACGAGGGAAGCCTGTACGGTGTACTGAACGTGTACGCGGCGCGGCCGAGGGCGTTCTCCGCGGAGGAGAGCGAAGTGCTGACTCGACTCGGCGAAGTAATCGGACACGCAATCACCGCCATCGGCCGCAAACACGCGCTCACGAGCGACCAGGTGATCGAAGTCGGCTTCGAGATCAACGACGTTTTCGACGAACTCGACCTCCAGACCGAGGCGGCCGGCGAGATCACGCTCGACCAGGCCGTCCCCATCGGCGGCGGCGAGTATCTGGTCTACGGAACGGTGGACGGAGACGACCTCGACGTCGTGAGAGAAATCGTCGAACGAGTGCCTCACTGGGACTCCGTCCGCGTGCTGAGCGAGGGGTTCGGCAGAACGAAGTTCGAACTCCGCCTCTCCGAGCCGCCGGTACTCTCGGCCATCGCGTCGCTGGGGGGGTACGTCAAACGCGCCAGAATCGAGAACGGCGACTACTACATGGGGATCCAGCTCCCGGTCACGGCGGACGTTCGGGAGTTCGTAGAAACCGTCCAGACGGCGTATCCGTCGGCGGTGTTGCGCTCCCAGCGTCAGGTCACGCGCACCGACGACAGCCCGAATAAGGCCAAAAACGCCTTTCAGAGGGACTTAACCGACCGGCAGCGGGCCGCACTGGAGTCGGCGTACTACGCCGGGTTCTTCGAGTGGCCCCGAGAGAGTACTGGAAGGGAGGTCGCCGAGTCGCTCGGGGTCTCGGCACCGACGTTCTCCCAGCACCTTCGGAAGGCCGAAAACAGGATATTCGGGGCGCTGTTCGCCGATAGCACCGTGTTCTGA
- a CDS encoding acyl-CoA thioesterase yields the protein MTDLMETYIENRHLIQPNDTNNYDMAHGGNVLKWMDTDGALSAMRFAGQTCVTARMEQVNFVQPIPRGDTALIQAYVYKAGETSIRVRIKAFRENPQTGETELTTESLFVYVAIDEGHKPSPVPELTAESEEGERLRERALAAEAELANGR from the coding sequence ATGACCGACCTGATGGAGACGTACATCGAGAACCGCCATCTCATCCAGCCGAACGACACGAACAACTACGACATGGCCCACGGCGGCAACGTCCTGAAGTGGATGGACACCGACGGGGCGCTGTCGGCGATGCGATTTGCGGGTCAGACCTGCGTAACTGCCCGAATGGAGCAGGTCAACTTCGTCCAACCCATCCCGCGCGGCGACACGGCGCTGATACAGGCGTACGTCTACAAAGCCGGCGAGACGAGCATCCGCGTCCGTATCAAGGCGTTCCGCGAGAATCCACAGACCGGCGAGACGGAACTGACCACGGAGTCGCTTTTCGTCTACGTCGCCATCGACGAGGGGCACAAGCCGTCGCCGGTTCCGGAGTTGACCGCCGAAAGCGAGGAGGGAGAGCGCCTCCGCGAGCGGGCGCTGGCAGCGGAGGCGGAACTGGCGAACGGGCGGTAA
- a CDS encoding sugar O-acetyltransferase yields MTTEKERMLRGDPYDPFDPQLVEERNRARSLTRWYNDTEETEAETRRALLSELFGAVGENAFVEPPFRCDYGAQIHVGNGFFANFGCVMLDVCEIRFGSHCLLGPGAHVYTATHPLDAEARREGVEFGDPVTVGDDVWIGGQAVLNPGVSVGDRAVVAAGSVVTKDVPADVVVGGNPARVLKELEEP; encoded by the coding sequence GTGACGACAGAGAAGGAGAGAATGCTTCGTGGCGATCCCTACGACCCGTTCGACCCGCAACTCGTCGAGGAACGAAACCGCGCGCGGTCGCTCACCCGCTGGTACAACGATACCGAGGAGACCGAGGCGGAGACGCGTCGGGCGCTGCTGTCGGAACTGTTCGGCGCCGTCGGTGAGAACGCCTTCGTCGAACCGCCGTTTCGTTGCGACTACGGCGCACAGATCCACGTTGGCAATGGCTTCTTCGCCAACTTCGGCTGCGTGATGCTGGACGTCTGCGAGATACGCTTCGGGTCGCACTGCCTGCTCGGGCCAGGCGCCCACGTTTATACGGCGACGCACCCACTCGACGCCGAAGCGCGACGTGAGGGCGTCGAGTTCGGCGACCCCGTCACCGTCGGGGACGACGTGTGGATCGGCGGGCAGGCGGTGCTCAACCCCGGCGTCTCGGTGGGAGACCGCGCCGTCGTCGCCGCCGGGTCAGTGGTCACCAAAGACGTGCCCGCAGACGTCGTCGTCGGCGGCAACCCGGCGCGCGTGCTGAAGGAACTGGAAGAACCATAA
- a CDS encoding bifunctional nuclease family protein — translation MEHTAEVEGIGVGVGSDGTNVPAVVLRAREEVLPIFVTADQAQTIRLGLAGEPFERPLTHDLLVEMVTEFGGAIDGVRIDDLTDGTFYAKLDAERYEDGEPVSYVFDARPSDAIALAVRVDCPIFVSDEILDAAGRPPSAIDLSPDDDEF, via the coding sequence ATGGAGCATACTGCCGAAGTGGAGGGCATCGGCGTCGGCGTCGGCTCCGACGGGACGAACGTCCCCGCCGTCGTCCTCCGCGCCCGCGAAGAGGTCCTTCCGATATTCGTCACGGCTGACCAGGCACAGACCATCCGCCTCGGTCTCGCCGGTGAACCGTTCGAGCGACCGCTGACTCACGACCTGTTGGTCGAGATGGTGACCGAGTTCGGCGGCGCCATCGACGGCGTCCGTATCGACGACCTCACCGACGGGACGTTCTACGCGAAACTCGACGCCGAGCGCTACGAGGACGGCGAACCCGTGAGCTACGTCTTCGACGCTCGCCCGAGCGACGCCATCGCGCTGGCGGTCCGCGTCGACTGTCCGATTTTCGTCTCCGACGAGATTCTCGACGCCGCCGGTCGACCGCCCTCGGCTATCGATCTCTCGCCCGACGACGACGAGTTCTAG
- a CDS encoding ArsR/SmtB family transcription factor, which produces MAKLLPSAPDTSAADEAEPRVIGVDSEDADDLLSALSSDTARTLLSKLHDEPDTPSGLASRVDSSLQNVQYHLRKLEDAGLVGVVDTVYSEKGREMNVYAPSDRPLVVFAGRESESAGLKTALKRLLASVGILAAVSLVVQIVVTGRLPFVTQSASGDGGSAELATSAAETTASTAASQPFPPGLAFFLGGVAVLALGFALWYARR; this is translated from the coding sequence ATGGCGAAACTGTTGCCCTCCGCGCCCGACACCTCCGCCGCCGACGAGGCGGAACCCCGCGTCATCGGCGTCGACAGCGAAGACGCCGACGACCTGCTGTCGGCGCTCTCCTCCGACACCGCCCGAACGCTGCTCTCGAAACTCCACGACGAACCTGACACGCCCTCCGGTCTCGCGTCGAGGGTCGACTCGTCATTGCAGAACGTCCAGTACCACCTCCGGAAACTGGAGGACGCCGGCCTCGTCGGCGTCGTCGACACCGTCTACTCCGAGAAAGGCCGCGAGATGAACGTCTACGCGCCGTCGGACCGCCCCCTCGTGGTCTTCGCCGGGCGCGAGTCCGAGAGCGCCGGCCTGAAAACCGCACTGAAACGCCTGCTGGCGAGCGTCGGTATCCTCGCGGCCGTCAGCCTCGTCGTCCAGATCGTCGTCACCGGTCGACTCCCGTTCGTCACGCAGTCGGCCTCCGGAGACGGCGGGAGCGCCGAACTCGCCACCTCCGCCGCGGAGACGACGGCGTCGACGGCAGCGTCGCAACCGTTCCCGCCCGGGCTGGCCTTCTTCCTCGGCGGCGTCGCTGTCCTCGCGCTCGGGTTCGCGCTCTGGTACGCTCGGCGCTGA
- a CDS encoding glycerate kinase type-2 family protein has product MTFVRNAAELGGTEARETALACLDAGIDAANPERVVADAVTLDGNELWIADESYDLREFDDVVVLGGGKAGVGVARALEGVLGDRISDGVVVVPDAAELTQVSVVVGDHPVPSERGVTGTKRLLELAGAADERTLVLAVVTGGGSALLAAPAGDVSLTDLQRTTDALLDSGATIDEMNSVRKHLSAIKGGRLARAAAPATVVGLVLSDVVGDDLSVIASGPTAPDETSYADALDVLNRYDVDAPAAVRDRLERGATGERGATGGLEETPRADDPVFDHVRNVVLASNFSSLDAARNEAESRGYGTCILSSRVRGESREAAKTHAAVAEEAIFTGNPVSPPAVVLSGGETTVTVRGDGTGGPNQEFALSAAIEFATAWRGETEVVLASVDTDGRDGGTEVAGAVVDAETVDDVAAAHAALADNDALTYLDARDAIVETGPTGTNVNDLRVVVVE; this is encoded by the coding sequence ATGACCTTCGTCCGCAACGCCGCCGAACTCGGCGGCACCGAGGCCCGCGAGACGGCGCTCGCCTGTCTCGACGCCGGAATCGACGCCGCGAACCCCGAACGTGTCGTCGCCGACGCGGTGACGCTCGACGGTAACGAGCTATGGATCGCCGACGAGAGCTACGACCTCCGGGAGTTCGACGACGTCGTCGTCCTCGGCGGCGGGAAAGCGGGCGTCGGCGTCGCCCGCGCGCTCGAAGGAGTCCTCGGCGACCGCATCTCCGACGGCGTGGTCGTCGTCCCCGACGCCGCCGAACTCACTCAGGTTTCGGTCGTCGTCGGCGACCACCCCGTCCCGAGCGAACGCGGCGTCACGGGCACGAAACGGCTGCTCGAACTCGCCGGGGCGGCCGACGAGCGGACGCTCGTCCTCGCCGTCGTCACCGGCGGCGGGAGCGCGCTCCTCGCCGCCCCCGCCGGAGACGTGAGCCTCACCGATCTCCAGCGGACGACGGACGCGCTGCTCGACAGCGGGGCGACTATCGACGAGATGAACTCCGTCCGCAAGCACCTCTCAGCCATCAAGGGCGGACGCCTCGCCCGCGCTGCAGCGCCCGCGACGGTGGTCGGACTCGTCCTCAGCGACGTCGTCGGCGACGACCTGAGCGTCATCGCCAGCGGACCCACCGCGCCCGACGAGACGAGTTACGCCGACGCCCTCGACGTGCTGAATCGGTACGACGTCGACGCGCCCGCAGCGGTCCGCGACCGACTCGAACGCGGTGCAACGGGCGAACGCGGTGCGACGGGCGGACTCGAAGAGACGCCCCGAGCGGACGACCCGGTGTTCGACCACGTCCGAAACGTCGTGCTCGCGAGCAACTTCAGTTCCCTTGACGCCGCCAGAAACGAAGCTGAATCGAGAGGGTATGGCACCTGTATCCTCTCTTCGCGAGTTCGAGGCGAGTCGCGGGAAGCGGCGAAGACGCACGCCGCAGTCGCCGAAGAAGCAATTTTCACCGGAAACCCGGTGTCCCCCCCGGCAGTGGTGCTCTCGGGCGGCGAGACGACAGTGACGGTTCGCGGCGACGGCACCGGCGGGCCGAACCAGGAGTTCGCGCTCTCGGCCGCAATCGAGTTTGCGACGGCGTGGCGTGGCGAGACCGAAGTCGTCCTCGCGAGCGTCGATACCGACGGCCGAGACGGCGGGACCGAGGTCGCCGGTGCCGTCGTCGACGCCGAAACCGTCGACGATGTGGCCGCCGCGCACGCGGCCCTCGCGGACAATGACGCGCTCACGTACCTCGACGCCCGCGACGCTATCGTCGAGACCGGCCCGACGGGGACGAACGTCAACGACCTGCGGGTCGTCGTCGTCGAGTAG
- a CDS encoding S1C family serine protease yields the protein MRREQTRRAVLGALGTAVAGSVAGCGTTAPKASSRQNETTNTTEATAQQTWSESPYTRVYRDVRDSVVLVRVGGPGGGGQGSGFVYDVEGGGDGDDSDDSDDGGGDSGSGGDGSDGKSSEQEPSDERYVVTNQHVVAGADRIRIQFREGEWRPAELVGADVYSDLAVLRVRNVPGYATPLSVAERDGPVGTEVVAIGSPFGLGGSASAGIISGQNRSLTAASGFTVPGSVQTDAAVNPGNSGGPLVNLDGTVVGVVSAGGGDNIAFAVSAALVRRVVPALVETGDYRHAFMGVRLAAVTPPIATANDLDVVRGVLVVGVVPGGPSAGTLRGSDGEEAVGSTRVPVGGDVIVALDGTRIGSQSDLATYLAIETSPGDDLDVTILRDGERQTVTVTLGARPEQ from the coding sequence ATGAGACGAGAGCAAACGCGCCGCGCGGTGCTCGGGGCGCTCGGCACGGCGGTCGCCGGGTCCGTCGCCGGTTGCGGGACGACCGCTCCGAAAGCGTCGTCCCGGCAGAACGAGACGACGAATACGACCGAGGCGACCGCACAGCAGACGTGGTCGGAGAGTCCGTACACGCGTGTGTACCGCGACGTCCGGGACTCGGTGGTGCTCGTTCGCGTCGGCGGACCCGGCGGGGGCGGTCAGGGCTCTGGATTCGTCTACGACGTCGAAGGCGGCGGCGACGGCGACGACAGCGACGACAGCGACGATGGCGGGGGCGATAGCGGGAGTGGCGGCGACGGTAGCGACGGCAAGTCGTCCGAACAGGAGCCGTCAGACGAGCGGTACGTCGTGACGAACCAGCACGTCGTCGCCGGTGCCGACCGGATCCGAATACAGTTTCGCGAAGGCGAATGGCGGCCGGCCGAACTCGTCGGCGCGGACGTGTACAGCGACCTTGCGGTGCTGCGCGTCCGGAACGTGCCGGGGTACGCGACGCCGCTTTCGGTGGCGGAGCGCGACGGCCCGGTCGGGACGGAAGTCGTCGCCATCGGGTCGCCGTTCGGTCTCGGCGGGTCGGCGTCGGCGGGCATCATCAGCGGCCAGAACCGCTCACTGACGGCGGCGTCGGGCTTCACCGTCCCCGGCTCGGTCCAGACCGACGCGGCGGTGAACCCGGGCAACAGCGGCGGGCCGCTCGTGAACCTCGACGGAACCGTTGTCGGCGTCGTCAGCGCGGGCGGCGGTGACAATATCGCGTTCGCCGTCTCCGCGGCGCTGGTGCGCCGCGTCGTCCCCGCGCTCGTCGAGACCGGCGACTACCGCCACGCGTTCATGGGCGTCCGCCTCGCGGCCGTTACGCCGCCGATAGCGACGGCTAACGACCTCGACGTCGTACGGGGCGTGCTCGTCGTCGGCGTTGTTCCGGGCGGACCGTCGGCGGGGACGCTCCGCGGAAGCGACGGCGAGGAGGCCGTCGGCAGCACGCGCGTCCCGGTGGGAGGCGACGTGATCGTCGCGCTCGACGGCACTCGAATCGGCTCTCAGAGCGACCTCGCGACGTATCTCGCCATCGAGACGAGTCCCGGCGACGACCTCGACGTGACGATTCTGCGCGACGGCGAGCGACAGACGGTGACGGTGACGCTCGGTGCGCGTCCGGAGCAGTAG
- a CDS encoding FxLYD domain-containing protein has protein sequence MDNSSAYLQSFGAGETWAARVSYLGTSAEEVAAYELEGEYDREPPIPVGDGLELLDSEMKVGEDEVIISGQIENGTGDNVSYLEVIGKIYDEGGIVLGDEWTNVTDIPAGETWLFEMSWLGWERVTAADDYEISLAE, from the coding sequence ATGGACAACAGTAGTGCGTATCTTCAATCGTTCGGCGCTGGTGAGACGTGGGCTGCCCGCGTCTCGTATCTGGGTACCAGTGCTGAAGAGGTAGCCGCGTACGAGTTGGAAGGAGAGTATGACCGCGAACCACCAATTCCCGTCGGTGACGGACTGGAACTCCTCGATTCCGAGATGAAGGTCGGCGAAGATGAGGTAATCATCAGTGGACAGATTGAAAATGGAACCGGCGACAACGTGAGCTACCTCGAAGTCATCGGAAAAATATATGACGAGGGCGGAATCGTACTCGGCGATGAATGGACGAATGTAACGGATATTCCCGCCGGAGAGACGTGGTTGTTCGAAATGTCGTGGCTCGGGTGGGAGCGTGTGACGGCAGCAGACGACTACGAAATATCGCTCGCAGAGTAG